The Staphylococcus saprophyticus subsp. saprophyticus ATCC 15305 = NCTC 7292 genome contains the following window.
AGTTTGATAAAAGAGTTCCATTCCAATTTTCACGAATAGTGGTTCATTAAATTGGTCTAAAAACTGATCTACAGCTTCTGTTGAATCAAAATCTAAAGCAATAATTGGCAAGTTTTTCATCTAGCTCTACATCCTAACCTTTTTTATTTCATCTTATCTAATCCATCACAAAGTCAATGATTGTTCATTGTTGTGACATTTCTCACTTATTCATTACTACATATTTTTCATTGTAAATGTCATGCTTTCAATTACACGTGTTAATGCAACAACCGTATCTAATGAGGTTAGACAAGGCACGCCATTTTCTACGGAGGCGCGTCTAATTTGGAAACCATCTCGTTCGAATTCTTTACCTTTGGTCATCGTATTCACAACGATTTGTACTTCTCCATTTTGTATACGCGTAAGTAAATCATCTTCGCCACCAATTTTTCCTACTACTTCTGAAGGTATATTATTCTCGGCTAATTTTCGTGCAGTACCTTGTGTTGCTAAGATTCTATATCCTACTTCATTTAATCGTTGTGCAATAGAGACAATTTCATCTTTATCTTTATCGCTGACTGTCATCAAGACCGTACCATGATCTTTAACTTCCATCCCACTAGCTGTTAAACCTTTAAACAGTGCTTTTTCCATAGTTGCATCTTTACCCATCACTTCACCTGTTGACTTCATTTCAGGTCCTAACGTGATGTCGACGTTTTTCAATTTGTTAAAGCTAAATACGGGTGCTTTCACAAAGACACCTTCTGTATAAGGTTGGATGCCTGGTTGATATCCTAAGTCCACTAGCTTGTCACCTATGATTGCACGCATAGCTAACTGTGCCATTTGAATATTCGTAATCTTGCTTAAAAATGGTACTGTACGACTCGAACGTGGATTCACTTCTAATACATATACACCATCATGCGCAATTACAAATTGAATGTTAATTAAACCAACAATGTTTAAGCCTTTTGCTAAACGAATCGTAAAGTCTTCTAATGTTGTCATTTCTTCTTGCTTTAACGTTTGTGGTGGATAAACAGCAATGGAATCACCTGAATGGACTCCCGCTCTTTCAATATGTTCCATAATACCTGGTATAATCACTGTTTCACCATCAGAAATCGCATCTACTTCAATCTCTTTACCTGTCAAATATCTATCGACTAATACCGGATGGTCTGGACTTGCTTTAACTGCTTGATTCATGTAGTCTTCTAATTCTGCATCACTATTAACGATTTCCATAGCGCGACCACCTAATACATAAGAAGGTCTGACGACGACTGGATAGCCAATACTGCGTGCATTTTCTAATGCTTCTTGTGGTGACGTTGCAGTTTTACCATTAGGTTGTGGTACATCAATCGTGTGTAATAACGCTTCAAACTCTTTACGGTCTTCTGCTCTATTTAAATCTTCTAATGATGTTCCTAAAATCTTCACGTCATGTTTCGCTAGTTTATCGGCTAAGTTAATGGCCGTTTGCCCACCAAACTGTACAACGACACCTTTAGGTTGCTCTAAATCTATAATGTTCATGACATCTTCTTCAGTTAACGGTTCAAAGTATAATTTATCCGAAATAGAAAAGTCGGTCGAAACAGTTTCTGGATTGTTATTAACTATAATCGCTTCGTAGCCCGCTTGTTGAATTGCCCATACAGCATGTACAGTGGCGTAATCAAATTCTACACCTTGTCCAATTCTAATAGGTCCTGAACCTAAGACAAGAATTTTTTCTTTCTCTGTGACTACAGATTCATTTTCATATTCATACGTGCCGTAATAATAAGGCGTAGCAGATTCAAATTCTGCAGCACATGTATCAACCATTTTATACACTGGTATAATGCCGTTTTGTTGTCTTAAATCGTACACCTCTTCTTCTGTCATATCGAATCGATGTGCGATTACTCTATCACTAAAACCGTAATTTTTTGCGAATTTTAAATAATCAATGTCACCTTTATTTGATTTCAAATCGTGTTCAATATCTATGATGTGTTGGAATTTATTTAAGAAGAAATAATCTATTTTTGTCATTTCATGTATTTCTTCTAATGTAGTACCTCTGCGAATTGCCTCACCTATAAAGAATAAACGTTCATCATCTTGGTCTTGAATACGTTCTTTAATATAACCTAAATCAAATGTTTCACCATTAGGTAATCCTAAGTGATGTACACCATATTCTAAGGAACGAATTGCTTTTAGTAGTGATTCTTCATATGTTCTACCAATTGCCATTACTTCACCAGTTGCTTTCATTTGAGTTCCTAAGACACGTTCTCCTTTTTCGAATTTATCAAATGGGAAACGAGGAATTTTAGAAATTACATAATCTAAAGTTGGCTCAAATGCTGCATAGGATGTTTCTGTTATCGGATTTAACATTTCATCTAGTGTTAAA
Protein-coding sequences here:
- the carB gene encoding carbamoyl-phosphate synthase large subunit — its product is MPKRQDIETILVIGSGPIIIGQAAEFDYAGTQACLALKEEGYRVILVNSNPATIMTDNEIADKVYIEPLTHDFIARIIRKEQPDALLPTLGGQTGLNMAIQLHDSGELEANNVKLLGTELESIQQAEDRELFRTLMNDLGVPVPESDIVNTVEQAFAFKEEVGYPLIVRPAFTMGGTGGGICHNDAEFKEIVTNGLHYSPATQCLIEKSIAGFKEIEYEVMRDKNDNAIVVCNMENIDPVGIHTGDSIVVAPSQTLSDVEYQMLRDVSLKVIRALGIEGGCNVQLALDPHSLDYYIIEVNPRVSRSSALASKATGYPIAKLAAKIAIGLTLDEMLNPITETSYAAFEPTLDYVISKIPRFPFDKFEKGERVLGTQMKATGEVMAIGRTYEESLLKAIRSLEYGVHHLGLPNGETFDLGYIKERIQDQDDERLFFIGEAIRRGTTLEEIHEMTKIDYFFLNKFQHIIDIEHDLKSNKGDIDYLKFAKNYGFSDRVIAHRFDMTEEEVYDLRQQNGIIPVYKMVDTCAAEFESATPYYYGTYEYENESVVTEKEKILVLGSGPIRIGQGVEFDYATVHAVWAIQQAGYEAIIVNNNPETVSTDFSISDKLYFEPLTEEDVMNIIDLEQPKGVVVQFGGQTAINLADKLAKHDVKILGTSLEDLNRAEDRKEFEALLHTIDVPQPNGKTATSPQEALENARSIGYPVVVRPSYVLGGRAMEIVNSDAELEDYMNQAVKASPDHPVLVDRYLTGKEIEVDAISDGETVIIPGIMEHIERAGVHSGDSIAVYPPQTLKQEEMTTLEDFTIRLAKGLNIVGLINIQFVIAHDGVYVLEVNPRSSRTVPFLSKITNIQMAQLAMRAIIGDKLVDLGYQPGIQPYTEGVFVKAPVFSFNKLKNVDITLGPEMKSTGEVMGKDATMEKALFKGLTASGMEVKDHGTVLMTVSDKDKDEIVSIAQRLNEVGYRILATQGTARKLAENNIPSEVVGKIGGEDDLLTRIQNGEVQIVVNTMTKGKEFERDGFQIRRASVENGVPCLTSLDTVVALTRVIESMTFTMKNM